The following proteins come from a genomic window of Aequorivita marisscotiae:
- a CDS encoding DNA topoisomerase IB: protein MYHRKRHGKGFTYKYENGATIKDKSTRKWIESLIIPPAWTAVEINENKNADLLVTGRDDKDRKQYIYHPNYIEKQNSKKFDRIVDFANQLEHMRRVTGQHLRKRKLNREKVLATMLRLLETAFFRPGSETYSKENETYGLTTLRSKHLTINGDEIIFSYNGKSGQEQEKQIVDKKLAKIVKEVDSLQGYEVFKYLDENNNIIDVKSDDLNAYIREVMGDEFSAKDFRTWAGTMIAAIALDELGVVDKKDQKLLDKNIKEAVNRVSEKLGNTPSVARDSYIDPRVIDDYTKGRTLKYFEKEINKLLTEIESLSKEEVGVLCMLRNRLKKK, encoded by the coding sequence ATGTACCATAGAAAAAGGCACGGCAAAGGTTTTACATATAAGTACGAAAATGGAGCAACTATTAAAGATAAATCTACGCGCAAGTGGATAGAATCTCTTATTATCCCACCCGCTTGGACAGCCGTAGAAATAAATGAAAACAAAAATGCAGACCTATTGGTTACAGGTCGCGACGATAAAGACCGAAAACAATACATTTACCATCCCAATTATATAGAAAAGCAGAATTCCAAAAAATTTGACCGTATTGTAGATTTTGCAAATCAATTAGAACACATGCGCCGGGTAACAGGACAGCATTTGCGAAAACGTAAGTTAAATAGGGAAAAAGTTTTGGCCACCATGCTTCGTTTATTAGAGACTGCCTTTTTTAGGCCCGGCAGCGAAACCTACTCCAAAGAAAACGAAACCTATGGCCTAACAACATTGCGGTCCAAGCATTTAACCATTAATGGAGACGAAATAATTTTTAGCTACAATGGCAAATCTGGACAAGAGCAAGAAAAACAAATTGTAGATAAAAAGTTAGCCAAGATTGTTAAAGAGGTAGATAGCTTGCAAGGCTATGAGGTTTTTAAATACCTGGATGAAAATAACAACATCATAGACGTTAAAAGCGACGACCTGAACGCATATATCCGCGAGGTGATGGGCGACGAATTTTCAGCAAAGGATTTTAGAACGTGGGCCGGAACCATGATTGCCGCAATTGCACTCGACGAACTTGGCGTAGTAGATAAAAAGGATCAAAAATTATTAGACAAAAATATAAAGGAGGCTGTAAATCGTGTTTCAGAAAAACTTGGAAATACGCCTTCCGTTGCACGCGACTCGTATATAGACCCCAGGGTTATTGACGATTATACCAAAGGAAGAACCCTAAAATATTTTGAAAAGGAAATAAACAAATTGCTTACGGAAATTGAAAGCCTTTCAAAAGAAGAAGTCGGAGTGCTGTGCATGCTTCGCAATCGATTAAAAAAGAA
- a CDS encoding RNA polymerase sigma factor has translation MHTRNGINLYDLPITEVVALIKNNDANTLKKLYVHNYPNVRRYVLKNSGNEHQAKDVYQEAFVAMWRNIKDDKFSAKNPKIINGYLFQIAKYKWLDHVRSVKYKNTTFINREIESVEPDLEIDTDKNEKINTIMHCIGNLGDRCKDLLKLFYFERRTYKEIAQILKIDEASARNAKYRCQEQLKKMTQSPPNGNT, from the coding sequence ATGCATACAAGAAACGGAATAAATTTATACGATTTGCCAATTACAGAAGTTGTTGCGCTCATAAAAAATAATGATGCCAACACATTAAAAAAACTGTATGTACATAACTACCCTAATGTACGGCGTTATGTACTTAAAAATAGTGGTAACGAACATCAAGCAAAAGATGTATATCAAGAAGCATTTGTAGCAATGTGGCGAAATATTAAAGATGATAAATTTTCTGCTAAGAACCCGAAAATAATTAATGGGTATCTATTTCAGATTGCCAAATACAAATGGCTAGACCACGTACGATCTGTAAAATACAAAAATACCACATTTATTAATCGCGAAATAGAATCTGTTGAACCGGACCTTGAAATTGATACAGATAAAAATGAAAAAATAAATACAATAATGCACTGTATTGGCAATCTGGGCGATCGTTGTAAAGATTTATTAAAGTTGTTTTATTTTGAAAGAAGAACGTATAAAGAAATAGCTCAAATTTTAAAAATAGACGAAGCTTCAGCGCGTAATGCCAAGTATCGATGCCAAGAACAGTTAAAAAAAATGACTCAATCCCCCCCCAATGGAAACACATAA
- the rseP gene encoding RIP metalloprotease RseP, with protein sequence MTPFAVKAIQLLVSLSLLIVLHELGHYIPAKLFKTRVEKFYLFFDVKFSLFKKKIGETVYGIGWLPLGGYVKISGMIDESMDKEQMAQPPQPWEFRSKPAWQRLIIMLGGVTVNIIVGFVIYMGILYVYGRNITTNEDLPQGFAVTEQFKEYGFQDGDQILSINGEPLDDVLEINRYIFVRDVSNVEVKHADGSVEIVKVPENAGSKMFESGIMPAFSPRQEISVDSVFGPAKKAGLLATDKIVSINGKTVEYRDEFQRIIDENKLEAKQIVFLRGNATDTLNITPNEDGFIGIGYSNEKIISQLGKTKIDYTLGESIVGGFGFGYNTLKDYVAQFKYVFTKKGATQVGGFGAIGNLFPGVWDWQSFWATTALISIILAFMNILPIPALDGGHVMFLLYEIVTGRKPNDKFMEYAQMVGFFLLIALVLFANGNDIYRWLFE encoded by the coding sequence ATGACTCCATTTGCTGTAAAAGCCATACAATTACTTGTAAGTTTATCATTGTTAATCGTACTTCACGAATTAGGACACTATATACCCGCAAAACTTTTTAAAACCAGAGTAGAGAAATTCTATCTTTTCTTTGATGTAAAATTTTCACTCTTTAAAAAGAAAATTGGCGAAACCGTTTACGGAATTGGCTGGCTCCCGTTGGGTGGTTATGTAAAAATTTCTGGAATGATCGATGAGAGCATGGATAAAGAGCAAATGGCTCAACCCCCACAACCATGGGAATTTAGAAGCAAACCGGCTTGGCAACGATTAATAATTATGCTCGGGGGAGTTACGGTAAATATTATTGTTGGTTTTGTAATATATATGGGTATACTTTATGTGTACGGAAGAAATATTACCACTAACGAAGATTTACCCCAAGGTTTTGCAGTTACTGAACAATTTAAGGAATATGGGTTTCAGGACGGCGACCAGATTTTAAGTATTAATGGCGAGCCATTAGACGATGTTTTAGAAATAAACCGTTATATTTTTGTTCGCGATGTTTCAAACGTAGAAGTAAAACACGCAGACGGCAGCGTTGAAATTGTTAAAGTACCAGAAAACGCTGGCTCCAAAATGTTTGAAAGCGGTATTATGCCTGCATTTAGTCCGAGACAAGAAATATCGGTTGACTCGGTATTTGGACCTGCCAAAAAGGCCGGCTTATTAGCAACTGATAAAATAGTTTCAATCAATGGAAAAACAGTAGAATACCGCGATGAATTTCAACGTATAATTGATGAAAACAAACTTGAGGCTAAACAAATTGTTTTTTTAAGAGGAAACGCAACGGATACCCTAAATATTACTCCCAATGAAGACGGATTTATAGGAATAGGATATTCTAACGAAAAAATAATATCGCAACTAGGAAAAACTAAAATAGATTACACTTTGGGCGAAAGCATTGTTGGAGGATTTGGTTTTGGCTATAATACTCTAAAAGACTATGTAGCCCAGTTTAAGTATGTTTTCACCAAAAAAGGAGCTACACAGGTAGGTGGATTTGGAGCAATTGGCAATCTATTTCCGGGTGTTTGGGACTGGCAAAGCTTTTGGGCAACCACTGCCTTGATTTCTATTATATTAGCGTTTATGAATATTCTTCCAATTCCCGCCTTAGACGGGGGTCATGTTATGTTCTTATTATACGAAATAGTTACTGGAAGAAAACCCAACGATAAGTTTATGGAATACGCCCAAATGGTCGGATTCTTTCTACTAATCGCGCTCGTGTTATTTGCCAACGGGAATGACATCTATCGCTGGCTGTTTGAATAA
- a CDS encoding M1 family aminopeptidase gives MKTLLLPALLLISLVSFSQNFQNEDISEAEAKAATGWFGKPVNLNTGNYDLKYHRLEFNIDPQQAFISGKVTSHFVAKEDLNTVTFELVDNMTVSQVTQRGTPLSFTQNNNDEVVITLPQMQATGVLDSLAISYSGNPISSGFGSFEIDTHNGDPVMWTLSEPFGAKAWWPCKQDLNDKIDMIDVYITTPRLNPSNEEYIAVANGLELSQTINGNTKTTHFRHQYPIPAYLIAIAVTNYSVYSHTVANNGNPFEIINYIYPEDLSYAQSRTPVTVDIMNLFSDLFEPYPYASEKYGHAQFGWGGGMEHTTVSFMGSLGRGLIAHELAHQWFGDKVTCGSWQDIWLNEGFATYLSGLVVEDFDGSTDFRAWRQDKISSITNYPDGSVYIPAQDTTSVNRIFSSRLSYNKGAMVLHMLRKKLGDAVFYQGLKDYLADPQLAYGYAKTGDLIRNMETASGANLSEFFDDWVYGEGYPRYTITWNQVNSGSIYVKISQTQSHSSVSYFDAPVPLRINGTQGEVLDIVLDNTTNNQTYQPAVNFTVQSVRFDPEYDIISRSNNVILGTENFALEQKIVVYPNPTSGIITLEKPAYLDVQKVEIYNSLGQVLYAEAFSKTINVSKFNTGILFLRLETSEGVINKTIVKN, from the coding sequence ATGAAAACACTTCTACTCCCCGCCTTACTACTTATCTCACTTGTATCCTTTTCACAAAATTTTCAAAACGAAGACATTAGCGAAGCCGAAGCTAAAGCAGCAACTGGCTGGTTTGGAAAACCAGTAAACCTAAACACCGGTAATTACGACCTTAAATACCACAGATTAGAATTTAACATAGACCCACAGCAGGCATTTATTTCGGGTAAAGTTACCTCGCATTTTGTAGCAAAAGAAGATTTAAACACTGTAACCTTTGAACTTGTAGATAATATGACGGTATCGCAAGTTACGCAGCGCGGCACCCCACTAAGTTTTACGCAAAACAACAACGACGAAGTTGTTATTACCTTACCGCAAATGCAGGCTACTGGCGTTTTAGACTCGTTAGCAATAAGCTACTCGGGCAATCCCATTAGTTCCGGTTTTGGATCTTTTGAAATAGACACCCATAACGGCGACCCCGTAATGTGGACTCTTTCAGAACCTTTTGGCGCAAAAGCTTGGTGGCCGTGCAAACAGGATTTGAACGACAAAATAGATATGATAGACGTTTATATTACCACGCCAAGACTTAATCCTTCAAATGAAGAGTATATTGCGGTTGCCAACGGTTTGGAATTAAGCCAGACTATAAATGGAAACACTAAAACCACCCATTTTAGGCATCAATATCCTATTCCGGCTTATTTAATTGCCATTGCTGTTACCAATTATTCGGTTTATTCGCATACCGTTGCCAATAATGGGAATCCGTTTGAAATAATAAATTACATCTACCCCGAAGATCTTTCGTATGCACAATCGCGTACGCCCGTAACGGTAGATATTATGAATCTGTTTTCAGATCTCTTTGAACCCTATCCCTACGCCAGCGAAAAATATGGTCACGCCCAGTTTGGTTGGGGCGGCGGGATGGAACACACCACAGTTTCGTTTATGGGCAGCCTTGGACGCGGATTAATTGCACACGAACTTGCTCACCAATGGTTTGGTGATAAAGTTACGTGTGGTAGCTGGCAAGATATTTGGCTTAACGAAGGTTTTGCTACTTATTTGTCAGGGTTGGTGGTAGAAGATTTTGACGGGAGTACAGATTTTAGAGCTTGGAGGCAGGACAAAATTTCTTCAATTACCAATTATCCCGATGGTTCTGTTTATATACCCGCCCAAGATACCACTTCAGTAAACCGTATTTTCAGCAGCAGGTTAAGTTATAACAAGGGAGCGATGGTGCTGCATATGCTTCGCAAGAAATTGGGCGACGCCGTTTTTTATCAAGGATTAAAAGATTATCTCGCTGACCCTCAACTTGCTTATGGGTATGCCAAAACTGGCGATTTAATAAGAAATATGGAAACCGCCAGTGGCGCTAATCTTTCCGAGTTTTTTGATGATTGGGTATATGGCGAAGGATATCCGCGCTACACAATTACGTGGAATCAAGTAAATTCTGGAAGTATTTATGTGAAGATTTCACAAACTCAAAGCCATTCTTCCGTTTCGTATTTTGATGCGCCGGTGCCATTACGAATTAACGGAACACAGGGCGAAGTACTAGATATAGTTTTAGACAATACCACAAACAACCAAACCTACCAGCCAGCGGTAAACTTTACGGTACAAAGTGTGCGTTTTGATCCCGAATACGATATAATTTCAAGAAGCAACAATGTAATATTGGGTACTGAAAATTTCGCTTTAGAACAAAAAATTGTTGTTTATCCCAATCCAACTTCGGGAATTATTACTCTTGAAAAACCCGCATATTTAGACGTTCAGAAAGTTGAGATTTATAATTCGTTAGGGCAAGTTTTATACGCCGAAGCATTTTCAAAAACCATAAATGTATCAAAATTTAACACTGGAATATTGTTTCTTCGCTTAGAGACTTCGGAAGGCGTAATAAACAAGACAATAGTAAAAAATTAA
- a CDS encoding SCO family protein, translated as MLSFFRKYKFFAIVLFILSAIIITAIYQIMKPKESLKIFQPADVSAELVDSTLQYVKRYHTIADFSLINQNGKTITQDDYKDKIYVADFFFTTCQTICPIMTDHMVEIQEKLKNDHDVLLLSHTVTPEIDSVPQLKKYALEKGVNDDKWNLVTGDKKEIYNLARKSYLAAKDVPFQENDLVHTENFVLVDKKKRIRGFYDGTDPEAIESLLHDIKVLEQED; from the coding sequence ATGCTTTCTTTTTTCCGTAAATATAAATTCTTCGCAATTGTTTTATTTATCCTGTCTGCCATTATTATAACGGCGATTTATCAAATAATGAAGCCGAAGGAATCGTTAAAAATATTTCAACCGGCCGATGTTTCGGCAGAGCTTGTAGATAGTACACTTCAATATGTAAAAAGATATCATACCATTGCAGATTTTAGTTTAATAAATCAAAACGGAAAGACCATTACGCAAGACGATTACAAAGATAAAATTTACGTTGCCGATTTTTTCTTTACAACCTGCCAAACAATTTGTCCAATAATGACCGATCATATGGTTGAAATTCAGGAAAAACTCAAAAACGACCACGACGTTCTTTTGTTATCCCATACGGTAACACCTGAAATAGACAGCGTGCCGCAATTAAAAAAATACGCTTTGGAAAAAGGAGTGAATGATGATAAATGGAACTTGGTTACCGGCGACAAAAAGGAAATATATAATCTGGCTCGAAAATCGTACCTAGCTGCGAAGGACGTTCCTTTTCAGGAAAATGATCTTGTACATACCGAAAACTTTGTTTTGGTAGATAAAAAGAAACGCATTCGCGGATTTTATGACGGAACAGATCCCGAAGCCATAGAATCACTCCTTCACGATATTAAAGTACTGGAACAGGAAGACTAA
- a CDS encoding FeoA family protein, whose amino-acid sequence MAITIASLKKGQRGIIKEFSVDVVPLKLLEMGCLPGNEVSLVQIAPFNDPLYLNINGSHLAIRKETACLIEIELI is encoded by the coding sequence ATGGCAATTACGATTGCTTCACTAAAGAAAGGTCAACGGGGCATTATTAAAGAATTTTCCGTAGATGTAGTACCCCTAAAATTATTAGAGATGGGCTGTCTGCCCGGTAATGAGGTGAGTCTAGTACAAATTGCGCCTTTTAACGATCCGCTTTATTTAAACATAAACGGAAGTCATCTTGCCATTCGTAAAGAAACGGCTTGTTTGATTGAAATAGAACTGATTTAA
- the feoB gene encoding ferrous iron transport protein B: MAKHINVALIGNPNTGKTSVFNRLTGLNQKVGNYPGITVEKKQGSCKFGRACKVHVLDLPGTYSLNASSLDENVVIELLLNKNDKDFPDVAVVVADVENLKRNLLLFTQIKDLGIPTILAINMSDRMKRKAISLDVPLLEEKLQTKIALISSRKNLGFDYLKELIENYNQLSTKPCLNASSISPEYFDRLRKAFPNQDLYKLWLVITQDVNFGKLDRNELKGVVSFKTESKSNLKRLQQKETIIRYQFINETLKQTLHIDSANAKDLRSRLDRILTHKVWGYVIFFGILLLIFQAIFDWSEYPMDFIDQTFASLSEWAKTTLPAGEFSNLIAEGIIPGLGGIVIFIPQIAFLFLFISILEETGYMSRVVFLMDKLMRRFGLSGKSVVPLVAGTACAIPAIMATRNIENWKERLITILVTPFTTCSARLPVYLIIIALVIPDTRVLGIFSLQGLTLMFMYILGFGAAIFSAYLLDKILKIRSKSFFVVEMPNYKLPLPKNVFITVVEKTKAFVFGAGKIILAISVILWVLASYGPGNFNNAEEIIKSEYASQNLSEEEIEMHIDSYKLEHSYIGHIGHAIEPAVRPLGYDWKIGIALVSSFAAREVFVGTLATIYSVGNDDEQTIKSRMAAEVNPVLGGPLFNFASGVSLLLFYAFAMQCMSTLAIVKRETNSWKWPMWQLVVMTVIAYVVSLAAYQFLK; the protein is encoded by the coding sequence ATGGCAAAACACATAAATGTAGCACTTATTGGAAACCCAAACACCGGAAAAACATCTGTGTTTAATAGGCTTACGGGACTAAACCAAAAAGTGGGTAACTATCCCGGAATAACAGTAGAAAAAAAACAAGGCTCGTGCAAATTTGGCCGTGCGTGTAAAGTACACGTCTTAGATTTGCCAGGTACTTATAGTTTAAATGCCTCCTCCTTAGATGAAAATGTAGTAATTGAACTATTACTCAACAAAAACGATAAAGATTTTCCCGATGTTGCCGTTGTGGTTGCCGATGTAGAAAATTTAAAACGCAATTTGTTATTATTTACCCAAATTAAAGATTTGGGCATCCCTACCATTTTAGCCATTAATATGTCTGACCGCATGAAACGGAAAGCAATATCGCTGGATGTGCCGCTGCTCGAAGAAAAATTACAGACAAAAATTGCGCTTATAAGCTCACGGAAAAATCTAGGATTCGATTATTTAAAAGAATTAATTGAAAATTACAATCAGCTTTCCACAAAGCCGTGTTTAAATGCCAGTAGTATTTCTCCTGAATACTTTGACCGTTTGCGCAAGGCATTCCCAAATCAGGATCTTTACAAATTGTGGTTGGTTATAACCCAGGACGTTAACTTCGGAAAGTTAGACCGAAATGAATTAAAGGGAGTGGTTTCCTTTAAAACAGAATCAAAGAGCAATTTAAAACGGCTTCAGCAAAAAGAAACCATTATTCGGTATCAGTTTATAAACGAAACTTTAAAACAAACCCTTCATATAGATTCGGCAAACGCCAAAGATTTACGCAGTCGTCTAGACCGTATATTAACCCATAAAGTATGGGGTTACGTTATTTTCTTTGGAATTTTACTCCTTATTTTCCAAGCTATTTTTGATTGGAGCGAATACCCTATGGATTTTATAGACCAAACGTTTGCCTCTTTGAGCGAATGGGCTAAAACTACATTGCCGGCGGGAGAATTTTCTAATTTAATAGCCGAAGGAATAATTCCAGGATTGGGAGGGATAGTAATATTTATTCCACAGATCGCCTTTCTATTTCTCTTTATTTCCATCTTGGAAGAAACCGGCTATATGAGCCGCGTTGTTTTTTTGATGGATAAACTAATGCGTCGCTTTGGGCTGAGCGGTAAGAGTGTTGTGCCACTGGTAGCTGGTACCGCTTGCGCCATTCCTGCAATTATGGCCACTCGTAATATTGAAAACTGGAAAGAACGTTTAATAACCATTTTAGTTACGCCCTTTACTACTTGTTCGGCGCGTTTGCCAGTGTATTTAATTATTATTGCTTTGGTAATTCCCGATACCCGTGTCTTGGGAATTTTCAGCTTACAGGGGCTTACCCTTATGTTTATGTATATTTTGGGCTTTGGAGCTGCAATTTTTTCGGCATATCTTCTGGATAAAATATTAAAAATACGCTCTAAGAGTTTCTTTGTGGTCGAAATGCCCAATTACAAACTTCCGTTGCCAAAAAATGTATTCATAACCGTTGTTGAAAAAACGAAAGCATTTGTTTTTGGAGCCGGAAAAATAATTCTTGCTATTTCAGTTATACTTTGGGTTTTAGCTTCCTACGGACCGGGTAATTTTAATAATGCCGAAGAAATTATTAAATCTGAATACGCTTCGCAAAATCTTTCAGAAGAAGAAATTGAAATGCACATAGATTCGTATAAACTGGAGCATTCCTACATAGGCCATATTGGTCATGCCATTGAGCCCGCAGTGCGCCCTCTGGGTTACGATTGGAAAATAGGAATAGCACTGGTTAGCTCTTTTGCTGCACGCGAAGTATTTGTAGGAACCCTCGCCACCATATATAGTGTGGGCAACGACGACGAACAAACTATTAAAAGTAGAATGGCCGCCGAAGTAAATCCTGTTTTGGGAGGGCCGTTGTTTAATTTTGCCAGTGGTGTGTCGCTCTTGTTATTTTATGCGTTTGCAATGCAGTGTATGAGTACCCTAGCAATTGTAAAACGCGAAACAAATAGCTGGAAATGGCCTATGTGGCAGTTGGTTGTTATGACCGTTATCGCCTATGTAGTATCCTTGGCAGCATATCAATTTTTAAAATAA
- a CDS encoding metal ABC transporter permease, with translation MSNPQIEIQLIAAVVAMACAIPGVFLVLRKMSLISDAISHSILPGIVIGFFITQDLNSPLLILLAALFGVITVVLVEFIQKTGLVKEDTAIGLVFPVLFSIGVILIAKNASDVHLDIDAVLLGELAFAPFNRFMVDGANWGPKSLWIMGSILLITVSLLILFFKELKVSTFDAGLSSALGISPLLMHYGLMSVSSITVVGAFDAVGAILVVALMIAPAATAYLLTEDLKKMIALSLFFGVFSAVSGYWTANLLDASISGSIATMLGAIFLLIYLFAPKKGLISVLYRQKQQRIEVSLITFLLHLNRHEEVSERHINHLQEHINWGAVRAKTVLDLAEKNNLVEIETDIVSLTEKGLAFTEKSLEYIISNKDEKIEPMKKDFFLFRG, from the coding sequence ATGAGTAATCCGCAAATAGAAATACAGCTTATTGCAGCCGTAGTGGCCATGGCTTGTGCCATACCCGGTGTATTTTTGGTACTTCGGAAGATGTCATTAATTAGCGACGCGATAAGTCATTCAATTTTACCGGGCATTGTTATTGGCTTTTTTATAACCCAAGATTTAAATTCGCCATTACTTATTTTATTAGCAGCACTTTTTGGTGTTATTACGGTGGTATTGGTAGAGTTTATTCAAAAGACTGGCCTTGTAAAGGAAGATACGGCTATTGGCTTGGTTTTTCCTGTATTATTTAGCATCGGAGTTATTTTAATAGCTAAGAATGCCAGTGACGTGCATTTAGATATTGACGCTGTTTTGTTAGGCGAACTAGCCTTTGCCCCTTTTAACCGGTTTATGGTAGATGGTGCAAATTGGGGCCCAAAATCCTTGTGGATAATGGGAAGCATTTTATTGATTACCGTAAGCTTATTAATACTGTTTTTTAAAGAATTAAAAGTAAGCACTTTTGATGCTGGCCTATCTTCGGCATTGGGAATTTCACCATTACTAATGCACTACGGCCTAATGTCTGTATCATCAATAACTGTAGTAGGCGCTTTTGATGCCGTTGGCGCAATCTTGGTTGTAGCTTTAATGATTGCTCCGGCCGCCACTGCCTATTTGCTTACTGAAGACTTAAAAAAAATGATTGCACTTTCGTTATTTTTCGGAGTGTTTTCGGCTGTATCGGGTTATTGGACCGCTAATTTATTAGATGCTTCCATTTCGGGTTCTATCGCTACTATGTTGGGTGCAATATTTTTATTGATTTATTTATTTGCGCCAAAAAAAGGGCTTATTTCTGTGCTTTACCGCCAAAAACAACAGCGGATAGAAGTTTCGCTTATAACCTTTTTATTACATTTAAATAGGCATGAGGAAGTAAGTGAACGACATATAAATCATTTACAAGAACATATTAATTGGGGTGCCGTTAGGGCTAAAACCGTTTTAGATTTAGCCGAAAAAAACAATCTCGTTGAAATAGAAACCGATATAGTTTCACTAACGGAAAAAGGTCTCGCTTTTACCGAAAAATCGCTTGAATATATAATCAGCAATAAAGACGAAAAAATAGAACCGATGAAAAAGGATTTCTTCCTTTTTAGAGGATAA
- a CDS encoding metal ABC transporter permease, whose amino-acid sequence MTEYFNLLWTDYTLRTITLGTAVLGAICGMLGSFAVLRKESLLGDAISHAALPGIAMAFLITGAKDSGTLLLGALVSGLIGTFWIRGITSKTHLKSDAALGIILSVFFGFGMLLLTFIQKQPNANQAGLDKYLFGQAATLVESDVNLMIIVTGISLLVMLLFWKEFKILLFDPDYTKTLGFNTKFIDVLITFLIVLAIVLGLQTVGVVLMSAILLAPAAAARQWTNNLGTMVILAAIIGAFSGVFGTAISASQNNLSTGPVIVLVAGVFVLFSFIFSHKRGLLFREIRFRKNRSNLKLMKTLQFMYGIVQDHKNISHPHAIRILNNFHGFTKGSLKKLENEGWIVVEGQQWAMTPKGYKQAQEMYNQKTENE is encoded by the coding sequence ATGACTGAATATTTCAACTTACTCTGGACAGATTACACCCTGCGCACCATAACATTAGGAACGGCCGTGTTAGGCGCTATTTGTGGTATGTTGGGTAGTTTTGCCGTACTTAGAAAGGAAAGTCTGTTGGGCGATGCAATATCGCATGCAGCACTGCCAGGCATTGCAATGGCGTTTTTAATTACGGGAGCCAAAGATTCTGGCACCTTATTATTGGGCGCATTGGTCAGCGGCTTAATCGGTACTTTTTGGATACGTGGAATTACTTCAAAAACTCATTTAAAAAGCGATGCTGCCCTGGGGATTATTCTTTCGGTATTCTTCGGTTTTGGAATGCTTTTGCTCACCTTTATTCAAAAACAGCCCAATGCAAACCAAGCGGGATTAGACAAATATCTTTTTGGGCAAGCGGCCACACTCGTAGAAAGCGATGTAAATTTAATGATTATCGTTACCGGAATTTCACTTTTGGTAATGCTCCTTTTTTGGAAAGAATTCAAAATACTTCTTTTTGACCCAGACTATACAAAAACCCTTGGTTTTAATACCAAATTTATTGATGTACTAATTACATTTTTAATTGTGTTGGCAATAGTATTGGGGCTGCAAACGGTCGGGGTGGTTTTAATGAGCGCTATACTCTTGGCTCCGGCGGCGGCGGCTCGGCAATGGACAAATAACTTGGGAACCATGGTTATATTGGCAGCCATTATTGGGGCGTTTTCGGGTGTATTCGGAACGGCAATTAGTGCGAGCCAAAACAATCTTTCAACCGGTCCAGTAATTGTATTGGTGGCCGGTGTATTTGTATTGTTTTCATTTATATTTTCCCATAAAAGAGGATTGCTATTTCGCGAAATTAGATTTCGTAAAAACCGATCCAATTTAAAACTGATGAAAACCCTTCAATTTATGTACGGCATTGTACAGGACCACAAAAATATTTCGCATCCGCACGCCATTCGTATCCTGAATAATTTTCACGGATTCACAAAGGGTTCGCTTAAAAAATTAGAAAATGAAGGCTGGATAGTTGTCGAAGGGCAGCAATGGGCTATGACACCAAAAGGTTATAAACAGGCACAGGAAATGTACAATCAAAAAACCGAAAATGAGTAA
- a CDS encoding four helix bundle protein — protein sequence MEKVVFNFEKLMVYQKSLDFMDVVYQTTKSFSKDELYNLTSQFKRASLSICLNISEGHGETDKQFNRFLKIASHSTKECVTCSTVARRQGYISEDVDNSLRVKLEELS from the coding sequence ATGGAAAAGGTTGTATTTAATTTTGAAAAGCTAATGGTATATCAAAAATCATTAGATTTTATGGATGTAGTGTATCAAACTACAAAATCATTTTCCAAAGACGAATTGTACAATTTAACATCTCAATTTAAACGAGCATCGCTTTCAATTTGTTTGAACATTAGTGAAGGTCATGGCGAAACAGATAAGCAATTTAATAGATTTTTAAAAATAGCTTCACATTCTACCAAAGAATGTGTAACCTGTTCCACCGTTGCAAGAAGACAAGGATATATAAGTGAAGATGTTGATAATTCACTTAGGGTAAAACTTGAAGAATTATCTTAA